The following is a genomic window from Ignavibacteriota bacterium.
AGCCGGATCACCGCGTTCGCCGTCTCCACGGCATTCTCAAATTGTTCCTGCGCTGTCCCCTTTTGGCCCGCCCGGATGAGAGCGTTCCCTCCCACAGCAACCAGGATCAGCTTACCCATATCACTCCCGGAGCAGTTCGAGCATGATGGCCTTCTGCGCGTGCAGGCGATTCTCCGCTTCCTGGAACACGACGGACTGCGGAGAGTCGATGATCTCATCCGTGACCTCTTCGCCACGGTGTGCAGGCAGGCAGTGCATGAACAGCGCCCTCTCATGGGCGTGCGAGAAGAGCGCGGCGTTCACCTGATACGATGCAAAGATCCTGCGGCGCTCCACCGCCTCGGCCTCCTGGCCCATGCTGGTCCACGTGTCGGTATAGATCACGTCCGCCTCGCGTGCTGCTTCCACCGGATCGGCGGTCCAGAGGATCTTCGCACCGGTCTCTTCCGCGATCGCACAGGAGCGGTCCATGATGGACTGCACGGGCTTGTACCCTTCCGGCGTGCCGACGACCATCGTGGTGCCGAGCTTCGCGGCGATGAGCATCAGCGAATGCGTCACGTTGTTCCCGTCGCCGATATAGGTGATCTTGAGCTTCTTCAGGTTCTTCTTGTGTTCGAGCACGGTGAAGATATCCGCCATCGCCTGGCACGGGTGTTCGAGGTCGGTGAGCCCGTTGATGACCGGGATGCAGGCATGATCGGCCAGCGAGGTGCAGATATCATGGCCGAAGGTGCGGATCATGATGCCATCCACCATGCGCTCCAGGTTCTTGGCGACATCATAGAAGGATTCGCGCTTGCCAAGATTGATGTCGGCCGGGGTGAGCAGGATCGAGTCCCCGCCGAGCTGTTTGATGCCCACGGTGAACGTGGTGCGCGTGCGCAGCGACGGCTTCTCGAAGATCAGCGCCATCATCTTCCCGTCGAGGGAGTGGCGGTACTTCTTCGGCCGTGCCTTGATGTCCGCGGTGAGCTCAAGGATGCGCTTGATCTCGGCCGTGGAGAGGTCATCCACGGACAGATAGTCCCGTCCGCGCAGCCCCTTTTTTCCGGAAGTTGCCTTCGCGCCCTTTGCTTTGCTTTTCTTTGTGTTCTTCATCAGTCGTGGACTCCTGCTAGTGGAAGGTGCACCAAATTTGTCAAAAAGTGTGCCCGATGGCGGTTGGGGTTTAAATCATTTAAACACCACATTCTATGATATGCAATGCGCTTTTTCTCAGGAATGGGAATGCCTCTCCCATCGCAGCAAGTTTGAAATTCAGGACCCTTCTCCGTATCTTGAGCCACATGAACAGGCTCACCGTGTCACACGCCGAACTTCTTCCCACAATCGTACACCATCGCACGCTATGTCCATCACACTGACACCCGACGCAGCCTTCGGGCAGCGTCATTGCGGGCCGGGCCCCGACGATCGCGCCGTCATGCTGAGCACCCTCGGCGCACGCACTCTCGATGAATTCATCGCGTCTGTCATCCCTGCATCGCTCCGCTCTCCGGAGCCGTTGCATTGCGGCACCCCCCTCTCCGAGGCGGAGATGCTGGAGCAGGCTGCGCGCTACGCAGCCATGAACGCCCGTTTCCGCAGCTTCATCGGGATGGGTTACGCCGCGACCGTCACGCCGCCGGTGATCCTGAGGAACATCCTCGAGGATCCGGGGTGGTACACCGCCTACACGCCGTACCAGGCAGAGATCGCCCAGGGACGGCTTGAAGCTCTCCTGAATTTCCAGACCATGGTGATCGACCTCACCGCCATGGAGATCGCCAATGCGTCGTTGCTGGATGAAGCCACGGCGGCGGCAGAGGCGATGGGCATGTTCTACGCTATGAAGGGGCACCCCGAAGGCGGCGAGTTCGTCGTCTCGTCGGATTGCCACCCCCAGACCATTGCCTTGCTCCATACCCGCGCAAAGCCGCTGGGTATCACCGTGACCGCCGCGGATACCCGGTCGCTCGAGTTCACGCCCCGGATGTTCGGCCTCCTGCTCCAGTACCCTGCATCGGACGGTGCGGTCGTGGACAACACTGCCCTTGTTGCCCGCGCCCATGCAGCGGGGGTCCAGGTGGCGGTCGCCGCCGACCTGCTGTCCCTCGCCCTCCTCACCCCTCCCGGTGAGTTCGGCGCCGACGCCGTGGTAGGCTCGGCACAGCGCTTCGGCGTGCCGATGGGCTACGGCGGTCCCCATGCCGGATTCCTCGCCACGAAGGACGCCTTCAAGCGCCATATGCCCGGCCGTATCATCGGCGTGTCGGTGGATGCCCATGGCAACCCCGCGCTCCGCATGGCCCTGCAGACGCGCGAGCAACATATCCGCCGTGAGAAGGCCACATCCAATATCTGCACCGCCCAGGTCCTTCTGGCGGTCATGGCCGGGATGTACGCGGTCTATCATGGCCCCGAAGGGATCCGCCGTATCGCGACACGCATCCACGAGCGGACCTCCGTGCTGGCCGGCGCACTGCGCGAGGCCGGGCACGAGATCGTGCACAGCGCATACTTCGACACGCTGCGCATCCGTCTGCATCGGGTGAAGCCCGAGGCCATCCGCAAATACTCGGCATCCCTCGGCTACAATTTCCGGTACTTCGAGGACGGGTCGGTTGGCATCACGCTCGACGAGCAGACGACGGCCGCCGAACTGGCGGACATCCTGACGGTCTTTTCGGGTGGTGCCCGCGGAGCGAAGGAGATCGCCGCGGTGGCCGCGCGCCTTGCACCCGGCTACAGCGGACCCATGGCACGCACGTCCACGTATCTGAAGCATCCGGTCTTCACCACGCATCACTCCGAGACCGAGATGCTGCGGTACATGCACATGCTTGAGTCGCGCGACCTCTCGCTCAATGTGAGCATGATCCCGCTCGGCTCCTGCACGATGAAGCTGAACGCGACAGCGGAGATGATCCCGATCACCTGGCCGCAGTTCGCATCGCTGCATCCTTTTGCCCCGGTGGAACAGGCGGCCGGCTATCATGCGATGTTCAAGGACCTTGCCGGATGGCTCTCCGATATCACCGGCTTCGCCGCAACATCGCTGCAGCCGAACGCCGGCGCCCAGGGTGAATACGCCGGACTTCTCGTCATCCGCGCCTGGCACGAAGCACAGGGGAACACCGGACGCACCGTGTGCCTCATCCCTTCGTCCGCGCATGGCACGAACCCCGCCTCCGCAGTGATGGCGGGTATGGAGGTCGTGATCGTCCGGTGCGATGAGCGGGGCAACATCGATGTCGCCGACCTCAAGGCAAAGGCGGCCGAGCATCGCGACCGCCTGGCGGCGTTGATGGTCACCTACCCGTCCACGCACGGTGTGTTCGAAGCTTCGATCAAGGAGATCTGTGCGGATATTCATGCGAGCGGCGGCCAGGTGTACATGGACGGTGCCAACATGAATGCGCAGGTCGGACTGACGCGCCCGGCGGAACTGGGTGCGGATGTGTGCCACATCAATCTGCACAAGACCTTCAGCATCCCGCACGGCGGCGGCGGCCCGGGCATGGGGCCGATCGCGGTGGCGAAGCATCTTGCACCGTTCCTCCCGGGGCACCCGGTCGTGCCGACGGGCGGCGCACAGGCCATCGGCCCGGTTTCCGCGGCGCCGTATGGCAGCGCAAATGTGCTGCTCATCTCCTGGGCATATATCGCGATGATGGGTTCGGAAGGGCTGGCGGATGCGACGAAGATGGCGATCCTGAACGCGAACTACATGGCGAAGAAACTCGAGGGCCACTACCCGGTGTTGTACACCGGCATCAATGGCCGCGTGGCGCACGAATTCATCATCGATCTGCGTGCGTTCAAGGGATCGGCCGGCGTCGAGGCGGAGGATGTCGCGAAGCGGCTGATGGACTACGGCTTCCATGCGCCCACGGTGTCGTTCCCGGTTGCGGGCACACTGATGATCGAGCCGACGGAAAGCGAACCGAAGGAAGAACTGGACCGCTTCTGTGACACGCTCATCAGGATCCGTGAAGAGATCCGCGAGATCGAGACGGGGAAAGCGGACAGGGCCCAGAACGTGTTGAAGAACGCGCCGCACACAGCTGCCGCGGTGATCGCCGACGATTGGACAATGCCCTACTCGCGTGAGAAGGCGGCATTCCCTGCTCCCTGGAGCCGTGCACGGAAATTCTGGCCCGCGGTGGGCCGGGTGAACAATCCGTACGGGGACAGGAATCTGGTGTGCACGTGTCCACCGATCGAAGCCTATGAAGGAAAAGGATAGCGAAGAGAAGAACAGGACGCTCGCAGATACCGAAAAAGCCCCCGGATACCGGGGGCTTTTTGCATGTCGCACAGTGCACTCTCAGGATGCGGGGGGACGAGCGTGGCTCCCTCCCTCTTCCTTGAGACGGTTTACTTTCCGATGAGCGCTTTATAGCCTGCCGCGTCCATCAGGCCCTTCAGTTCGTCCGGGTTGGTAAGGGTGATCTTCACCATCCAGCCTGCGCCGTAGGGCTCTTTGTTGACCAGCTCGGGGGTTGCGTTCAGCGCGGCGTTCACTTCCGTGATGGTACCGGAGACCGGGGCATAGAGATCGGAAACGGCCTTCACCGCTTCGATCGTGCCGAACGATTCGCCCTGCTTCACCACCTTGCCCGCCGCGGGTAGTTCCACGAACACCACGTCGCCGAGCTCACCCTGCGCATGGTCCGTGATGCCGACCGTGCCCACCGTTCCGTCGACGGTGATCCATTCGTGTTCTTTGGTGTACTTGAGGTCCTGAGGAAGATTCATGGCATGCTCCGTCGATCTGTGAGAGATCAGGTTTCCGGGACGAACTGGAACGTCTCGAGGAAACTCGTATCGAAGTTCCCCGAAACGAACCGCTCATCCTGCATCACCTGACGCTGGAACGGGATCGTGGTCTTGATCCCTTCGATCGTGAACTCATCCAGCGCCGACTTCATCTTGGCGATGGCACCGTCGCGTGTCTGCGCGAAGACGACGAGTTTCGCGATCAATGAATCATAATACGGCGGCACATGATACCCGGTATAGCTGTGGGTATCCACACGCACGCCAAAACCGCCCGGCATATGGAAGTCCGTGATCAACCCGGGGTTCGGCCGGAAGTTGTTCGCGGGATCCTCCGCATTGATACGGCACTCGATCGCATGGCCGCGGGCCACGATCTTCGTGCGCGGGAGACGTTCGCCCGCCGCCACCTGCAGCTGGAGCTTCACCAGATCGTGGCCGGTCACCTGCTCGGTCACGGGGTGCTCGACCTGAATGCGGGTGTTCATCTCCATGAAATAGAAGTTCTTATTCTTGTCGACGAGGAACTCGATCGTGCCCGCGTTCTCATAGCCGACCGCCTTGCATGCCTTGATCGCGGCCTCACCCATCCGCTTGCGCAGGGGCTCATCCACGAAGGGCGACGGGGATTCTTCGATGAGTTTCTGATGCCGGCGCTGAACGGAGCAATCGCGCTCACCGAAGTGCATCGCATTGCCGAATTTGTCGCCGAACACCTGGATCTCGATGTGGCGCGGCTGTTCGACGAACTTCTCGATGTACACGGCAGGGTTCGCGAAGCCTTGTTCGGCCTCGTGGGACGCGGTCTTGAAGGCGTTCTCGAGTTCGGATTCTTCGCGGACGATGCGCATACCGCGTCCGCCGCCACCGGCGACCGCCTTGATGATGACGGGATACCCGATCTCTTTGGCGATATCGACGGCTTCGCCGGCGCTCTTGACCACGCCGTCGCTGCCGGGGATGACCGGCACGCCGGCCTTCTTCATCGTGTCCTTGGCGAAGGCCTTGTCGCCCATCGCGCTGATCATCTCCGCGCTGGGTCCGATGAACTTGATGCCCGTCGACGCACAGATCTCGGCGAACGATGCGTTCTCGGCGAGGAATCCGTAGCCGGGATGGATCGCATCGA
Proteins encoded in this region:
- the gcvH gene encoding glycine cleavage system protein GcvH; the protein is MNLPQDLKYTKEHEWITVDGTVGTVGITDHAQGELGDVVFVELPAAGKVVKQGESFGTIEAVKAVSDLYAPVSGTITEVNAALNATPELVNKEPYGAGWMVKITLTNPDELKGLMDAAGYKALIGK
- the accC gene encoding acetyl-CoA carboxylase biotin carboxylase subunit, whose protein sequence is MFKKVLIANRGEIALRVIRVCKQFGIKTVAVYSQADRDSLHVRFADEAVCIGPPPGKESYLKIPRIIAAAEITNVDAIHPGYGFLAENASFAEICASTGIKFIGPSAEMISAMGDKAFAKDTMKKAGVPVIPGSDGVVKSAGEAVDIAKEIGYPVIIKAVAGGGGRGMRIVREESELENAFKTASHEAEQGFANPAVYIEKFVEQPRHIEIQVFGDKFGNAMHFGERDCSVQRRHQKLIEESPSPFVDEPLRKRMGEAAIKACKAVGYENAGTIEFLVDKNKNFYFMEMNTRIQVEHPVTEQVTGHDLVKLQLQVAAGERLPRTKIVARGHAIECRINAEDPANNFRPNPGLITDFHMPGGFGVRVDTHSYTGYHVPPYYDSLIAKLVVFAQTRDGAIAKMKSALDEFTIEGIKTTIPFQRQVMQDERFVSGNFDTSFLETFQFVPET
- the gcvP gene encoding aminomethyl-transferring glycine dehydrogenase, which translates into the protein MSITLTPDAAFGQRHCGPGPDDRAVMLSTLGARTLDEFIASVIPASLRSPEPLHCGTPLSEAEMLEQAARYAAMNARFRSFIGMGYAATVTPPVILRNILEDPGWYTAYTPYQAEIAQGRLEALLNFQTMVIDLTAMEIANASLLDEATAAAEAMGMFYAMKGHPEGGEFVVSSDCHPQTIALLHTRAKPLGITVTAADTRSLEFTPRMFGLLLQYPASDGAVVDNTALVARAHAAGVQVAVAADLLSLALLTPPGEFGADAVVGSAQRFGVPMGYGGPHAGFLATKDAFKRHMPGRIIGVSVDAHGNPALRMALQTREQHIRREKATSNICTAQVLLAVMAGMYAVYHGPEGIRRIATRIHERTSVLAGALREAGHEIVHSAYFDTLRIRLHRVKPEAIRKYSASLGYNFRYFEDGSVGITLDEQTTAAELADILTVFSGGARGAKEIAAVAARLAPGYSGPMARTSTYLKHPVFTTHHSETEMLRYMHMLESRDLSLNVSMIPLGSCTMKLNATAEMIPITWPQFASLHPFAPVEQAAGYHAMFKDLAGWLSDITGFAATSLQPNAGAQGEYAGLLVIRAWHEAQGNTGRTVCLIPSSAHGTNPASAVMAGMEVVIVRCDERGNIDVADLKAKAAEHRDRLAALMVTYPSTHGVFEASIKEICADIHASGGQVYMDGANMNAQVGLTRPAELGADVCHINLHKTFSIPHGGGGPGMGPIAVAKHLAPFLPGHPVVPTGGAQAIGPVSAAPYGSANVLLISWAYIAMMGSEGLADATKMAILNANYMAKKLEGHYPVLYTGINGRVAHEFIIDLRAFKGSAGVEAEDVAKRLMDYGFHAPTVSFPVAGTLMIEPTESEPKEELDRFCDTLIRIREEIREIETGKADRAQNVLKNAPHTAAAVIADDWTMPYSREKAAFPAPWSRARKFWPAVGRVNNPYGDRNLVCTCPPIEAYEGKG
- the argF gene encoding ornithine carbamoyltransferase, which translates into the protein MKNTKKSKAKGAKATSGKKGLRGRDYLSVDDLSTAEIKRILELTADIKARPKKYRHSLDGKMMALIFEKPSLRTRTTFTVGIKQLGGDSILLTPADINLGKRESFYDVAKNLERMVDGIMIRTFGHDICTSLADHACIPVINGLTDLEHPCQAMADIFTVLEHKKNLKKLKITYIGDGNNVTHSLMLIAAKLGTTMVVGTPEGYKPVQSIMDRSCAIAEETGAKILWTADPVEAAREADVIYTDTWTSMGQEAEAVERRRIFASYQVNAALFSHAHERALFMHCLPAHRGEEVTDEIIDSPQSVVFQEAENRLHAQKAIMLELLRE